The following is a genomic window from Haloterrigena alkaliphila.
TGCGGTGGTGCTCGGTGTTGCTGGTATCGGATTCGGTGGTGTTGGAATGGTGCTCTCGAGTCGGGCCGGGCCGCGGTGGGAGACGCGGGCTCGAGACGGCGAGTGAGAGCGAGGTGGCTAACGAGAGCGGGGTTCGGGTACACCATCACTGCAAGTGAACAGCCGAGACTCGAGACACCCCACCGTTGCACGTGAAGCCGTCGGGTTCAGGCTGCAGTTATCTGAAAAACGAGACTACGAGCGAAAAACTGCCGTGGGAACGATTCGGATAGCGGAACCGCCCGTCTCGATGTCGCCTGCCACTTCGTGAGAATGTTTTCCTGACGGGACTGCGACGCAGAGATCCCTTCCCTCCCTCCACCATTTCCGGAGCTTTCGGTTCTCGAGAGGGGACGAAAAGCTACCACTTACACACCACTGTTTCCGAAGCTTTCTCTGTAGAAGAGGTCGGTCCTGCGGAAGAGCGAAGATATCTGGGTAACAAGTATCAGTTTGATCGGTTCGAAAGGATACCTCCAGCGTTTTCGGAGCGTCGTTCCTTGAGAAATCTGGTTAAACCGTCACTCACACACACCACTGTTTCCGGAGCTATCCCGACGAGACGATCACATCCCAGGAAAATCTCTGGTCGAGGAAGGAAGGTAATCAAGGGAGTCCCCTCCACCATTTCCGGAGCTATCGATTTACAGATAGTCGTTCTTATCCGCTGTTGTTTGTATAGAGTTAGCTACTTCTTTGAAGCGAGTTGTTGATGTGAGGATATCGAGAACAGATTTTAACGGAACGTCGAGTTCATATTCGTGATATCGGCCAGCAGAAAGTCCTTCGTTTCGTTCATAGACCGTGATGAGACCGAGCATATTCATATCGGACAGGTGATCACGGATTCGGCGTTCGCTGACACTATCCGCATCGAGTCGATCACAGAGCGACACATAGCGGTTGTAGAGTTGGCGAGAACGAACTGGTACCTCGTTGTCGGCTTGATGCGATGCCAGCGCACAGAGGACAGCATGTCCCTGCGTCGTCAGCTCCTGCATTCCCTCGTAGAGTTGATTTTTCTCTAGTTCGTTCTGTGCATCACGGACATGATCTCCAGTCACTGCTTCAGCGTTCGCTGCTTGTGCAAGCTCGCCCGCTTCTCGAAGCAGTCGGATAGCTTGCCGGGCCGATCCCGTATCTTGTGCCGCGAATGCAGCGGATAGCGGAACAACATCGTCCTCGAGTACGCCCTCGTAAAACGCTTTCTCAGCACGTGGTTTCAGGATCGATCGAAGCTGGTTCGCATCGTACGGTGGGAAGAGAATCTCTTTTTCCGCTAGTGTATCTTTCACTTTTGGTGAAAGGGAATCTCGGAACTGAAAGTCATTACTGATACCGATAACGACTGGCCGGACATCTTCTACATAGCCATTCGACTGGGCGCGAGGTAATCCATACAAAATATCATCAGAACGGCCGATATTATCGATTTCGTCGAGAACGATTACGACGGTACCGCCTAATGCGTCTAACTCCTCGTAAAGAAGTTCGAAAACTCGTTGCTGAGAGTAACCAGTTGTACTGATACGTTCTTCCTCCTGTTGCTGACGGAGTTCATTGACGAGTGCAACGGCAACTTGATACGAGGTGGAAAGGTTTTCACAGCCGACCCAGACGGTAGAGAGGTTGACATCGTCGTACTCAGCGACATCGACTTCTAAGTGAGAAAGCAAAAACTTCGTTGCGACGGTCTTACCCGTTCCTGTCTTTCCGTAGAGAAAAATATTCGATGTGGGTCGATTATCGATAATCGGTTGCAGTGCTCGTTTGTATTTTTCGAGCACCTCGTCTCGTTCACGGATATCGTCAGGTTCGTATGAGTCATCGAGCGGATCAGCATTAGCGAATACTTGCTGATCCCGCTGGAATATGCCCATGATAAACAACCAACATTATGATTTATAAAACCATTGGTTCCTTAGCTTCTGAAGCTTCCTAAGCTGTGTACATTATATATGATGACTAACCGTGGCTTCCGTAGCTACGGTTGATTTATAATAGACACCCTCCACTGTTTCCGAAGCTATTGAACGACCCAGTATTCGATCGCTCTCAAGAAGTTCAAACTAGAAGATCAGAAAACGAGATACCGCTTGCTTACTTTACGCTGGCGAACTGCCTTCGAGATAGCTCCGGAAATAGTGGTGTGTGGGTAGTGTCTTTTACAGTGGAAGACCCCCTCCCCACCCCCTGCTTTAGAGACGAGTTTCACTTGCAACGGTGGTGTGTAACTTTTGCACCATTGACTGTCGGGATCTACAACAACGTCTCGGTTCCGAAAACGACCGTCACATGCAAGGCACACCGAAACCAGCCAATTCGTTGATTCGTCGGACATGAAGGTCGTCTACAAACCGGGAAACGCCTACGAGGAGATCGACTGCTTCGACTTCCGCGAGTACGAACACGGTGTCGTCCTCCGCGACGAGGACGGGTACAACATCGGCTACGTCCCCCACGAGATCCTGAGTCACATCGAACCCCACCCCGGCGAGAAGGTCGACTTCGAAGACGGCCAACCACCGGAGCCGTACGACGACGAGTAGTAAGCCAGATCGATAGGACCGAACCGAGAGGACGATACTCAAGACCGCTCGAGAATCCGCCCTGACGACCGATTATCGGAGGTCGCGACCGGACAGGAACGACTACGTACTGAATCGATAGGACGATAGGCTGCGGCGAGCGAATAGGGACCGACGCGAATGACCAGAACGCTGCTCGTCGCCGGCACCGCCAGCCACGTCGGCAAGTCGACAGTCGCCGCCGGCCTCTGTCGCCTGCTCGCCGATCGAGGCGTCGCCGTCGCCCCCTTCAAGGGACAGAACATGAGCAACAACGCTCGAGTGGTCGTCCGACCCGAGGCCGCCGCGACCGGCGACGTGAGCGACGAGGACGAGACGGACGCGGACCGGTGGGGCGAGATCGGCGTCTCGCAGTTCGTGCAGGCTCGAGCCGCCAGGATCACCCCCACGACGGACTGCAACCCGGTCCTGCTGAAACCCCGCGGCGACGGCGAGAGCCAGCTCGTCCTGCAGGGGCGGGCTCACGAGCACGTCCCGGCGGCCGAGTACTACGACGAATACTGGGACGAGGCCCGCGCCGCGGCCGAGGCGTCCTACCGCAGGCTCGCGGCCGACCACGACGTGATAATCGCGGAGGGCGCCGGCAGCATCGGCGAGATCAATCTCCACGACCGGGACCTCGCGAACGTCGAGACCGCCCGCTTCACCGACGCCGACATCCTCCTGCTGGTCGACATCGAGCGCGGCGGCGCCTTCGCCAGCCTCTACGGCACGATCGAACTCCTGCCCGAGGGGCTGCGCGAGCGGGTCGTCGGCGCCGTCATCACCAAGTTCCGGGGCGACCCGTCGCTGCTCGAGCCCGGAATCGAGGAGATCGAGTCCAGGACGGGCGTGCCGATTCTGGGCGTGGTGCCCTACGACGACCCCGGCCTGCCCGAAGAGGATAGCGTCGGATTGCCGGCGCGGGGCGAACGCGGCGTGCTGGGCGACGACGACGGCGTTCCCGACGACCGGCGGATCACGATCGCCGTTCCCCGCCTACCCAGAATCTCGAACGCGACGGATCTCGAGGCGCTGGCGGCCGAGCCGGGCGTCTCGGTCGCGTTCGTCCCGGTCGAGGCCGCCGATGACACCGCTGGCGAGGCGGACCCCGCCGACCACCTCGCGGCCGTCGGCGCGGACGCGGTCGTCCTACCGGGGACGAAAAATACCGTCGACGACCTGCTGGCGCTCCGCGAGGCCGGCTTCGCCCCGGCGCTGGCGGCCTTCGACGGTCCGATCGTCGGCGTCTGCGGTGGCTACCAGCTGCTGGGCGAACGGATCACGAACGCCGACCTCGAGGGCACCGGCGCGGACGACGTCGTCGAGGGGCTGGGACTGCTCCCGGTCGAAACGCAGTTCGCGGGGACGAAACGCCTCGAGCGGACGACGGTGCCCGTCGACGGCTCGGCGACGCCGCTGCTCGCCGGCGCCGAAGGAGTCGCGTCGGGCTACGAGATCCACGCCGGCCGGACGCGGGCGCTCGAGGACGTGGAGCGGCCGCTGGGGGACTCGAGTGCGGCCCGCGGCCGGGTGCTCGGGACCTATCTCCACGGCCTGTTCGACAACGACGCGGTCCGGCGGGCGTTTCTCGCACACGTCGCCGCCGAAGCGGGCGTCGACCGGCCCGATAGCGACCCCGGGTCGGACGGAGCGACCGCGACGCCGTCCGACCGCGCCGCGGCGCTCGTCCGCGAGCACGTCGACCTCGCGGCGCTGGGCGAACCGTTCGCTCGCGAGTCGTACTCGACCGGCAAATCGTAATCGAGCGGCGAGTCGAAATCGAGCAGCAGTCCGTAATCGCGGCGACCGAAGACCTCGTCGCGACAGGTTACGCGGGCCGCTCGCGGTAGGTTCCGAGCAGTTCCTCGAGGATGATACACTCCTGGTCGGTCGAGTCGTAGTGGGTGTCGATGAACCGTTCCGCGGCCTCGTACTCGCCCCGGAGGCCGTGTTTCCGGATCGTAATCACGGCGTCGAGGAAGAAGGTCCCGCCGTCGGTACCCAGCGCCTTGGCGTGGTCCGCCTCGGAGATATCGAGTTCGCTCTTGATCTCGTCGAAGTTGAACGTGTTCACCTCGTGCTCGTCGTTGATCAGGGTGAGAACGTACTCCGCGGAGAACCGATAGAACTCGGACTTGCTCTCGAACATACCGTCGTCGACGAGTTCGTCGATCGCCTCGACGACCTCGTCCGGGTACCTGACGGTATCTTTGGCCATACCAATACGATGCTCACTGCGGGCTCATTACTGTTTCGAAGAGTTGTTGGAATAGTTGTAGATCGGTCGTGACGACGTGACGGCTGGCAGCAGACACGCCGAGACGGAACAGGTTAGGACGGGACGAGATGAGACGGACCGGGACGGGACGAGATGGAACGGGATGAGACAGGCTAGGCCGAGACAGCGCGGAACGACGGCATCGCCGCCCCCCTCGAGGTTCGTATCGAATCTCGAAACGGAACGAACGTTAAAGCGGTCGGGACGGATGTCCCCACACGAGCAGGTG
Proteins encoded in this region:
- a CDS encoding orc1/cdc6 family replication initiation protein translates to MGIFQRDQQVFANADPLDDSYEPDDIRERDEVLEKYKRALQPIIDNRPTSNIFLYGKTGTGKTVATKFLLSHLEVDVAEYDDVNLSTVWVGCENLSTSYQVAVALVNELRQQQEEERISTTGYSQQRVFELLYEELDALGGTVVIVLDEIDNIGRSDDILYGLPRAQSNGYVEDVRPVVIGISNDFQFRDSLSPKVKDTLAEKEILFPPYDANQLRSILKPRAEKAFYEGVLEDDVVPLSAAFAAQDTGSARQAIRLLREAGELAQAANAEAVTGDHVRDAQNELEKNQLYEGMQELTTQGHAVLCALASHQADNEVPVRSRQLYNRYVSLCDRLDADSVSERRIRDHLSDMNMLGLITVYERNEGLSAGRYHEYELDVPLKSVLDILTSTTRFKEVANSIQTTADKNDYL
- a CDS encoding cobyric acid synthase, whose amino-acid sequence is MTRTLLVAGTASHVGKSTVAAGLCRLLADRGVAVAPFKGQNMSNNARVVVRPEAAATGDVSDEDETDADRWGEIGVSQFVQARAARITPTTDCNPVLLKPRGDGESQLVLQGRAHEHVPAAEYYDEYWDEARAAAEASYRRLAADHDVIIAEGAGSIGEINLHDRDLANVETARFTDADILLLVDIERGGAFASLYGTIELLPEGLRERVVGAVITKFRGDPSLLEPGIEEIESRTGVPILGVVPYDDPGLPEEDSVGLPARGERGVLGDDDGVPDDRRITIAVPRLPRISNATDLEALAAEPGVSVAFVPVEAADDTAGEADPADHLAAVGADAVVLPGTKNTVDDLLALREAGFAPALAAFDGPIVGVCGGYQLLGERITNADLEGTGADDVVEGLGLLPVETQFAGTKRLERTTVPVDGSATPLLAGAEGVASGYEIHAGRTRALEDVERPLGDSSAARGRVLGTYLHGLFDNDAVRRAFLAHVAAEAGVDRPDSDPGSDGATATPSDRAAALVREHVDLAALGEPFARESYSTGKS
- a CDS encoding CopG family transcriptional regulator, whose protein sequence is MAKDTVRYPDEVVEAIDELVDDGMFESKSEFYRFSAEYVLTLINDEHEVNTFNFDEIKSELDISEADHAKALGTDGGTFFLDAVITIRKHGLRGEYEAAERFIDTHYDSTDQECIILEELLGTYRERPA